Below is a window of Verrucomicrobiales bacterium DNA.
TGATGTTCCACGACGACGACGCGGTGCCCGATATCGACACCAAGAGCCACAGCCAGGTTCTCAAGGAAGCGAAGCAGCTGCGTAAACGACTCGACGACGCCGGAATCGCCGCCGAGATGGTCGCTCCTCGCCTCTGGTTCAGCCCCATGACCATTGATGGCGCCTACACCAGCAACGACAAGAAGTGCCGGCAATACGCCATCGACCGCTCGCTCCAGTCGATCGACATCGCCAAAGTTCTGGGGACTGATCTTTTGGTGCTGTGGCTCGCCCGCGAGGGAACCTACCTTCGTGAGGCCAAGAACGGCCTGCGCAGCGTGGAACTGCTGGTGGAAGCCTTCGATAAGATGCTGGCTCATGATCGCAAGATCCGCCTGGCGATTGAGCCCAAGCCCAACGAACCCATGGACCACGCCTACGTGCCCACCATCGGCCACGTGCTGGCGGTCGCGAGCCAGACGCGCGATCCGAAACGGACCGGCGCTCTGATCGAAAGCGCTCACTGCATCCTGGCGGGGCTGGACCCGGCCGACGAATTCGAGTTCGCCATGTCCTTCGGCAAGTTGTGGTCGGTTCATCTGAACGACCAGAACGGGCTCAAGTATGACCAGGACAAACCGTTCGGCAGCGCCAACCTGCGTTCCGCGTTCAATCAGGTTCGGGTCCTGCACCGCAATGGCTTTGGCAAGAATGGCGAGTATGTCTGCTTTGACGTTCATCCGTTCCGGACAACCAAGGTGGAACACTGGCTGGCGCATCTGGACAACAGCCGTCGGACCTTCCTCCGCCTGCTCGAGAAGGTTCAAACGTTCGATGAGAAAGCCGCTCAGGCACTCATCACCCAGCGCGACTACCAGGCGCTCGACCAGATGGTCATCGAGCATCTGCTGGGTTAGTGGCGCCCGGTCCTGGGGTGGGTTTCCAGGGGACTCGGAAGACTCTCCTGGCACCTAACACCTGGCACCTGGCAAACCGCACTCTTATGCTCCAAACTATCAAACCTCTTCGTAAGTCCAAGAAGGCCGGGGGCCATTTTGCCATCGTCGCTTCCACCTACAACGCGCGCTATGTGGACAGCATGCTGAAGGCAGCGGAGGCCACCCTCAAGCGGGCGGGAGTGGCGGAGATCGAAGTGATTCGAGT
It encodes the following:
- a CDS encoding TIM barrel protein, which produces MAKKHPYRFCFGPWNISEGADPYGPTTRPAQSFDWKLSALKELGFDAMMFHDDDAVPDIDTKSHSQVLKEAKQLRKRLDDAGIAAEMVAPRLWFSPMTIDGAYTSNDKKCRQYAIDRSLQSIDIAKVLGTDLLVLWLAREGTYLREAKNGLRSVELLVEAFDKMLAHDRKIRLAIEPKPNEPMDHAYVPTIGHVLAVASQTRDPKRTGALIESAHCILAGLDPADEFEFAMSFGKLWSVHLNDQNGLKYDQDKPFGSANLRSAFNQVRVLHRNGFGKNGEYVCFDVHPFRTTKVEHWLAHLDNSRRTFLRLLEKVQTFDEKAAQALITQRDYQALDQMVIEHLLG